A stretch of DNA from Granulicella pectinivorans:
GCAGATCGGTAAGCCGCGAGCCATGAGCGGAGCTGAGATAACGACCGTCGCCTGTTGTTGGGATGAACCAGGATATTTGCATACGTTTTTTTATTTCGGCCTATGAGCTTTTATCGAGTGATGTTGCAGGGAGTTTGGTCCAATATGACTGCACCGCCAGAAGGACCGGTATGGATGCCTGGATGCCCGCCTCAAGTGGTGCGTTCGGTTTCGCGCCTGTCGTGATGGCGTCGAGGAAGTTCTTTGTGTGCGCCAACTCCAGATCGTTTCTGGAATCGACACGCACGGGCTGGCCCTGATAGGGCGTGAAGATGTAGCCATCACGCGCGATATCGAGCAAGCCTTTTGTCCCCTCGAAGACCACCGAAGGGCGTTCGTCGCGAAGAGGAAGGACAGAGCTCTCGAAGTTGAGGTTCCAATTCGCGTACTTCACCACCGCGCTGACTGTGTCGGGGTTGTTGCGCTGATCATGCAGCTTGTAGATCCCTCCGGTCGCGTATGCGGAGAGCGGCGTGGAGTCGTTCTGAAACCACTGCGCGACGTCGGCCCAGTGCGTGAGGATGTCGGCCAGCAGGCCGTTGCCGTACTCGTGGAAGTAGCGCCACGAATCGTAACGGACGGTCTCATAAGGGACCTTGGGAGCACCACCAAGAAAGCGCTCCCAGTCCAGCCCGGCAGGCTTCGGCGCATCTGGAATCTCACGGCGCTGCCATGGGAAGTCATGCCAGACTGCACGAACCTGCACGACATCGCCGAGCTTGCCACCGTCGAAATATTCTTCCTTCACCTGCTGATAGTGGGCGCCGCTCCTCTGCTGCATGCCGCATTGCAGTACGCGCTGCGCCTTGTGCGCGGAGGCGACCAGCGTGTCTCGTTCATGCCAGCGATGCAGGGTCGGCTTCTCCAGGTAGACGTGCTTGCCGGCAGCGAGTGCATCATGTGCGATTGGTACGTGGAGGTGATCGGGTGCGGCGATGAGAACGGCGTCGACATTCTTGTGAGCGAGCAGGTCCTGATGCGCGTTGTAGGTTGCCGGCTCTCCGATCTCGGGCGGCAACTGCGCTGCGACGCGAAGGCGGGTTGCCTCATAGGTGTCGGCGATGGCCGCGAGCCGCAGCCGCTTGTCCTTTAGGAACGCTGCACCCACGATGCGGCCTCGGCGACCAACGCCCACGATGCCAAGCCCTACCTTGTTGTTCGCGCCCACAATCTGAGAGTACGATCGCGCGGTCATGGTGCTTGCTGAGACAGTTGCAGCGGCTTGCAGAAACTCTCGACGATTCATGCTCCGAAGGCTCCTTTCAGAGCGGTATACGCAGGTTGCAGAACGACAAGACCAGACTTGGTGCCGTCTTCTCGCTCCTCTTCGTTGATGACCCATCCCGACCACTTCGCTCGTTCGAGAGATGATGCTACCTGGCGAAGGGGGAATGTGCCCTGGCCCAGTGGGACCTGTTTGCCTTCACGGAAGTCGCGGAAGTGAATGCCTGTGAGGCGCGCAGCATGTTCGTATACAAATCGGGGAATGTCGAAGCCCGTTCGATAGGCATGTCCTGCGTCGAGCAGGAATGACACGGACGCGGGATCGGTATCTGCGTAGACTTGCAGGATCTCGCGGCCATCGTATTTATACTCCGGCCAGTGATTGTGATACGCGAGAATGAGTCCCTGCGACTTCGCGAACTGCCCTGCACGATTGAGCGCATCGGCCTTCCGCTTGATCTCGTCGGGCGTGACAGCCGGTGATCCGCTGAGGATCAGACGCTGCGCTCCAAGCTCCGCACCGAGTCTCGCGACCGACTCGTAGAGCGCCTGCGGCGCGATGCTCGTCTGGGGATCGTATTCGGGCAGGAAGATATGGACGCCTGTGAACACCAGCCCCTTCGCTTCGATCCGCGTGCGCGCCTCTGCAGTGGACTTCGCCTGGCTGCGAAGGTTGATGAATCCCGTTTCGAACCCCGCATACCCGACGCTTTTCAGGTCACCGAGTGCTGCAAGGAAGCTATCGAAGTTGCGTGGATCGATGGGGAAGGCATTCGTCTGCGCGGCGAGACGGATCGCATTCGATTCAGCAGGGAGAGCGACCTTCGTGAGATTGCTTGCATGAGCGGCAAGCGCAGAGAAACCTACGCTGGCAAGCGAGCGGAGAACGCCGCGTCGCGAAAGAGAATGCATAAACATCGATCTCCAGAACAACTGGTTCCGCGACGAAAAGCCGTGCGGCAGTTGTTCGTATTCAGTGTGAAAAGGGGGGACTTGCTGGGGATGCACGTTCAGGACACAACGCGATCGATGACGTAGCCGGGGAGGCTAAGCGCAACAACAACAATGGCGGCGGGGAGCGGCCACTTGGTTCGACGCGTATGTTTTGACAGCAACGTCCATAGGAAGAACGATAAGACATCCGCTCATTCGAGTCAACTTACGACGCTGTCGTTCGGCGCACCGTGCGGACCTGGAGGGACTTTTCTCCGTAGTATGGATGGCGTATATGGACGACTACATTGCCCGTACTTGTAGGTAGGCTACGCACCCAGATCGCGCCTACGGCACCTGTCTCACGAAGGTCGAAGACGCTGTCTCCGATAAGACTGGCTGCGCCGGAGAGTTGCACCGTAATGCTCCCTGGGGCCGACGGGCGCGTGTTGCCGAAGGGATCTTCTACTCCAAAGGAGACACGCGTCGAATCGGATCCATTGGCGATCAGCACGGCGTCATCGGCCTTCAGCCAAAGCCGATCTTCGTTACGCCGGCCTGCCATGCTGCGAGTCATGACAACTTTGCCGTGGATGAGCCCCTCGATACGAAGGGTGGACGATGCGGCGCTTGTCCATGGCAGGTCGAGGATGAACGGTGGATACGCGAGATGAAGGTAGCCCTCCCGGTCCGGATGAAAGGAACCCGCAAACTGATCGTCGAGAAACAGGTTCAACTGTTCGCAGTTTGAGAAGATCACCGGTTTATCGTCACCGCTTTGTGACGTGGCATCCCAGTAGAAGCTCGGCTCAATCACGGGTCTGATGGATGGGCTGACCTGGGAGAGATAGAACGCGGCACCAAGCTTGGGTATCCGGAAGGTGTCGACGACACCAGGACACTTCACCCCGTTGTACGCATTCATCGGGCTCGCATAATCGAAGGCGCACCACGCAATGACACCGGCATTCCGAGGATCCTTAGCGGCCCGGTTGTGCGCCTGGGCGTGCAGCAAAGCCTGCGCACGCTGGTCCTCGGGTTTGCCCACACGACGATACCTGCGCAAGAAGTTTTTCGCGGTGCCATAGGCATACTGGCCAACCGCTTCGGCGATCATGTAGGGCACGCCGTCGAGAGCCGGGTCGATCCCCACGCTGCCGTCCGGCTCCGCGTGATAGTCATCGAAGGCAAAGACATCTTCATGCCAATGTTGCTGCCAATCCTTTCGCGACGCAGGCGTCATGCTGCCTGATGTCTGACGTCCCGGATCGAGTCTCTTTGCCGCCTCGCGGGTACGCGTGTACAGCGCAGGGTCGTTCGCGGACTCGTTGATGCGTGTGCCCCAGATGACGATCGATGGATGATGCCGATCGCGGCGAATCATCTCCTCCGTGTTGTGTACCGCGATGTCCTGCCAACTTTGGTCGCCGATATATTGCCATCCTGGAATCTCTTCCCATACGAGCAGGCCAAGCTCATCGCATGCATCCAAGAAGGCTGTCGACTGCGGATAGTGAGAACACCGCACGATATTGCAGTTCAAGCTGTGACGCAGGGAGTGCGCATCGAAACGCATCGCGCGTTCGGATGCTGCGAAGCCCACATAGGGGAAGAGTTCATGGCGATTCAGACCGAAGAGCCTGAGCTTGCGTCCATTCAGATAGAAGCCATCCAGCTTGAATTGAGCATCCCGAAAGCCGATGCGCAAAGACTGGGTATCGACCTGCTGCTGACCATGAAAGATCGCAATCTGCACACGATACAGTTTCGGGTTGTCGACATCCCAAAGAACGATACCGGTGAGCTCGTCCAACACCATTTCGACAGGAGCCTTGCCGGGGATGGCCGCTGTTTTCAACGACTGTCTAGTGACGACACGGGTCCCGTCGAGGAGTGTCGCAACGATCTCTAGCTCTTGCTCGACATCCGCATCGAGGTCGAACGCGATGTTGATCTTGGGGTGGGATGCGAGTACATCAACTGGAGAAGCTATCAGGTTACGAATCGCGATTCTGGGAATGGCACGCAGTTGCACACAGCCCGAAATGCCGCCGGGGAGGTAGTAGTCCACCGCCGAAGGCCCCTTGGGGGAGCCCGCCGGAGGAACATCGATCCAGCGCGCGTCCACCTCGAGGATAAGCTCGTTGTCACCTGCGCGCTGCCACTCCGTCACATCAACCTCGAAGGGAAGGAAGCCGCCTTCATGCACAGGAAATGCGTGGCCATTGAAGATCACCTTCGTCCTCGACATGGCGCGTTCACAGGAAAGGAAGAGGCGTTTGCCTTGAAAGCTCGCCGGGATGGTAAAGCTCTTGCTGTAGCTCCAGACGTGCTGCCAGGACTCCGCCTGCCACGCGTGCCAGGAGAGGGCTGCGACGCAATGAGGAAGCCTGATGGGGCTCTGGGGTGTGGCTCCCTCGCGATGAAGCGACCATCCGTCACTCAGAGCGACTGCGTCCGATCGGATCGCGGAAGAGCGCTTGACCTCTGCGCTGCCGGACTGCGGCCATGTTGCAAAAGCCGCCATCGTGGCCGCACTGCCTAGCGTAAAGGAGCGTCTATTCATGGGCATAAGAAGTTGCCATTGCGGTTGCTTTCAAGGGGCGTGTGAACGAGGAAGCAGAGGCACCCAGGCAATTGGAGAAGCACACGATGGGGCTTGGGACGACGCGTTTGGGTTGGAATGAGGCAAGCCCTAACTAAAGGCTTTCTTTTGCTGCACGAATCGCTGTGTGGGCCAGCGGAGAGCGGCGGCAACAACACAGTTTTGAGGCGATCTGCATGAACGAGAGGCTATCTCGAAGCTTCTGCTTCGGTCAAGCCGGGGAGGAGGCCTCGCAGCGGAAGTCCGCGTGGAGTAAAGAGGACGGGGAACACGCCAACAGGCGGGGGCATCGTCTATCCTAGATACGTCGCCGGAGTCTTCGCGACAGATTTGGGGATGAACTGAA
This window harbors:
- a CDS encoding Gfo/Idh/MocA family protein produces the protein MNRREFLQAAATVSASTMTARSYSQIVGANNKVGLGIVGVGRRGRIVGAAFLKDKRLRLAAIADTYEATRLRVAAQLPPEIGEPATYNAHQDLLAHKNVDAVLIAAPDHLHVPIAHDALAAGKHVYLEKPTLHRWHERDTLVASAHKAQRVLQCGMQQRSGAHYQQVKEEYFDGGKLGDVVQVRAVWHDFPWQRREIPDAPKPAGLDWERFLGGAPKVPYETVRYDSWRYFHEYGNGLLADILTHWADVAQWFQNDSTPLSAYATGGIYKLHDQRNNPDTVSAVVKYANWNLNFESSVLPLRDERPSVVFEGTKGLLDIARDGYIFTPYQGQPVRVDSRNDLELAHTKNFLDAITTGAKPNAPLEAGIQASIPVLLAVQSYWTKLPATSLDKSS
- a CDS encoding sugar phosphate isomerase/epimerase family protein, which produces MHSLSRRGVLRSLASVGFSALAAHASNLTKVALPAESNAIRLAAQTNAFPIDPRNFDSFLAALGDLKSVGYAGFETGFINLRSQAKSTAEARTRIEAKGLVFTGVHIFLPEYDPQTSIAPQALYESVARLGAELGAQRLILSGSPAVTPDEIKRKADALNRAGQFAKSQGLILAYHNHWPEYKYDGREILQVYADTDPASVSFLLDAGHAYRTGFDIPRFVYEHAARLTGIHFRDFREGKQVPLGQGTFPLRQVASSLERAKWSGWVINEEEREDGTKSGLVVLQPAYTALKGAFGA
- a CDS encoding glycoside hydrolase family 2 protein, whose translation is MPMNRRSFTLGSAATMAAFATWPQSGSAEVKRSSAIRSDAVALSDGWSLHREGATPQSPIRLPHCVAALSWHAWQAESWQHVWSYSKSFTIPASFQGKRLFLSCERAMSRTKVIFNGHAFPVHEGGFLPFEVDVTEWQRAGDNELILEVDARWIDVPPAGSPKGPSAVDYYLPGGISGCVQLRAIPRIAIRNLIASPVDVLASHPKINIAFDLDADVEQELEIVATLLDGTRVVTRQSLKTAAIPGKAPVEMVLDELTGIVLWDVDNPKLYRVQIAIFHGQQQVDTQSLRIGFRDAQFKLDGFYLNGRKLRLFGLNRHELFPYVGFAASERAMRFDAHSLRHSLNCNIVRCSHYPQSTAFLDACDELGLLVWEEIPGWQYIGDQSWQDIAVHNTEEMIRRDRHHPSIVIWGTRINESANDPALYTRTREAAKRLDPGRQTSGSMTPASRKDWQQHWHEDVFAFDDYHAEPDGSVGIDPALDGVPYMIAEAVGQYAYGTAKNFLRRYRRVGKPEDQRAQALLHAQAHNRAAKDPRNAGVIAWCAFDYASPMNAYNGVKCPGVVDTFRIPKLGAAFYLSQVSPSIRPVIEPSFYWDATSQSGDDKPVIFSNCEQLNLFLDDQFAGSFHPDREGYLHLAYPPFILDLPWTSAASSTLRIEGLIHGKVVMTRSMAGRRNEDRLWLKADDAVLIANGSDSTRVSFGVEDPFGNTRPSAPGSITVQLSGAASLIGDSVFDLRETGAVGAIWVRSLPTSTGNVVVHIRHPYYGEKSLQVRTVRRTTAS